From one Candidatus Desulfatibia profunda genomic stretch:
- a CDS encoding type II secretion system F family protein, with product MPVFVWKGKDKNKKTKKGEIEAPSEDAVRAELTRRKITGFKIKPKPKDIFANVAFMQKKVVQADIILFCRQFSTMIDAGLPIIQCLDILHTQQENPTFKKMLKEIKSSVEGGQTFAEALRKYPKQFDDLFVNMIAAGEAGGILDGILRRLSAYMEKAAKLKAQIKGAMTYPIVTLVIAAVVVAVIMVFVIPVFEEMFAGMGSALPKPTQIVVNMSRFIKGNIHYIIGAIVVLIFVIKKIYSTEKGRIIIDDLLLKTPVFGTLIRKAAVAKFTRTMGTMLTSGVAILDALEIVAKTAGNKTVEKAVFETRSAIAEGRTMSDPLLESGVFPSMVCQMIAVGESTGALDAMLGKIADFYDEEVDQAVENMTALIEPFMLVFLGTVIGGLVVSMYLPIFKMASALG from the coding sequence ATGCCAGTTTTCGTGTGGAAGGGAAAAGACAAGAACAAGAAAACCAAAAAAGGGGAAATCGAAGCTCCAAGCGAAGATGCCGTGCGTGCCGAATTGACAAGGCGCAAGATCACCGGTTTTAAGATCAAGCCAAAACCCAAAGACATCTTTGCAAATGTCGCTTTTATGCAGAAGAAAGTGGTGCAGGCTGATATCATTTTGTTTTGCAGACAGTTTTCCACCATGATCGACGCGGGACTCCCTATCATTCAATGTCTCGATATTCTCCATACGCAGCAGGAAAACCCCACCTTTAAAAAGATGTTGAAAGAGATAAAAAGCAGCGTTGAAGGCGGTCAGACCTTTGCAGAAGCGTTGCGAAAATATCCCAAACAGTTTGACGACCTTTTCGTAAACATGATTGCGGCCGGTGAGGCCGGTGGTATTCTTGACGGGATTTTACGGCGGCTTTCCGCCTACATGGAAAAGGCTGCAAAACTCAAAGCCCAGATCAAAGGCGCCATGACATATCCGATTGTAACCCTTGTCATCGCCGCCGTTGTGGTCGCCGTCATCATGGTTTTCGTTATTCCCGTATTTGAGGAGATGTTTGCCGGTATGGGGAGCGCCCTGCCGAAACCCACCCAGATCGTCGTGAATATGAGCCGGTTTATCAAAGGCAATATACACTATATTATCGGCGCTATCGTTGTGCTGATATTTGTTATAAAAAAGATTTACAGTACCGAGAAGGGTCGCATAATTATCGATGACCTTCTTCTGAAGACGCCGGTGTTCGGAACTTTAATTCGCAAGGCTGCCGTGGCCAAGTTTACGCGTACCATGGGAACAATGCTTACCAGCGGGGTTGCCATCTTAGATGCACTGGAAATTGTCGCCAAAACAGCCGGAAACAAAACCGTTGAAAAGGCTGTGTTCGAAACCCGCTCAGCGATTGCCGAAGGTCGCACAATGTCCGACCCTCTTCTTGAAAGCGGGGTTTTCCCGTCGATGGTGTGCCAGATGATCGCGGTCGGCGAATCCACCGGTGCTCTTGATGCAATGCTGGGAAAGATTGCCGACTTTTATGATGAAGAAGTCGACCAGGCAGTGGAAAACATGACTGCTTTGATAGAGCCGTTTATGCTGGTGTTTCTGGGTACGGTCATCGGCGGCCTGGTGGTTTCAATGTATCTGCCCATATTCAAAATGGCATCTGCGCTGGGTTAA